The genomic interval CGTCTTGCCCTTGAGCGCCGCCGTCGCGAGCGAGGCGGATGCGGTGGATATCGCGCAGCCCGATCCCTGAAAGCTCACGTCCGCGATCCGGTCGCCGTCGAGCTTCAGAAACACGGTGACCTTGTCGCCGCACAGCGGATTGAAACCGTCCGCGCGGTGATTCGCATCCGCGAGGACACGGAAATTCCGCGGACTTCTGTTGTGATCGAGAATGACGTCCTGGTACAGGTCCGACAACTCCGACATCAGCCGAAAACCTCGCGTATGCGCACGATTCCCTCGACCAGCCGGTCGATCTCGGCGCGGGTATTGTAAAATGCGAACGACGCCCGCGCCGTCGCGGGAACGCCGAATCGCTCCATGACCGGCTGCGCACAGTGATGCCCCACGCGCACCGCGATGCCCTCGCGATCGAGGATGGTGCCGATGTCGTGCGGATGCACGCCGTCCATCACGAAGGAAATCACGCCCGCCTTCTCGCGCGCCGTGCCGATGATGCGCACGCGGTCGATCTCGCCGATCCGCTCCGTTGCGTAGTCGAGCAGGTCTCGCTCGTAGGGCTCGATCGCGTCCCATCCGAGATTTTCCACGTAATCGATCGCGGCGGAAAGCCCCACCGCGCCGGCGATGTGCGGCGTCCCCGCTTCGAACCGGAACGGCGCCTTGGCGTAGGTCGTCTTTTCGAAGGTGACGTTCAGGATCATGTCGCCGCCGCCCTGATATGGCGGCAGTTTCTCCCACCACTCCTTTTTTCCGTACAGCGCGCCAAGGCCCGTCGGCCCGTAGAGCTTGTGCGCCGAGAACGCGTAGAAGTCGCATTCGAGATCCTGCACGTCCACCTTCATGTGCATGATCGCCTGCGCGCCGTCGATGAAGACGGGAACGCCGCGCGAATGCGCCGCGTGCACGATGTCGCGCACGGGGTTCACGGTTCCGAGGGCGTTGGAAACATGAACCACCGAAACGATCTTCGTGCGCTTGGTGATCCGCTTTTCGAACTCCGGCCAGATCAACTCGCCCCGGTCGTCGATGGGCGCGACAACGAGTTTCGCGCCGGTCCGCTCGCACAGAAGCTGCCACGGCACGATGTTGCTGTGGTGCTCCATGTGCGTGATGAGAATCTCATCGCCCTCGCGGATGAACGCCGCGCCGAACGACGACGCGACGAGATTCACCGCGTCGGTCGTGCCCTTCACGAACACCACATCGGTGGGGTTCGGTGCGTTGATAAACCGCGCCACGCGTCCGCGCGCGTGTTCGTATTTCCACGTAGACTGCTCGGAGAGCCAGTGCACGCCCCGGTGCACGTTGGCGTATTCCGTTTCGAGAAAAGTGTTTGTCGCCTCGAGAACCAAGTGGGGCTTTTGCGTGCTGGCGGCGTTGTCGAGATAAACGAGCGGCTTTCCATGCACCTGTCGCGCGAGGATCGGAAAATCGCGGCGAATCGCCTCGACATCGAGCCTGGGCGCGGGCGAGCCCATCCGTTCGGGCTCCACGTATCGTGTGGCGGCGGTCATGCCCTCTCCACGGTTTGGTCGATCGGCATCCATTGTTCCATCGACGATTCCAGGTGCTCGCGCAGCGCGGCGACCTTGATGTTCGCGAGAATCTCGCCCGCGAACGCGCGCACGAGAATCATCCGCGCGTCATTTCTCCCCACGCCCCGCGAGCGAAGATAGAAGATCGCTTCCTCGTCGAGTTGCCCCACGGTCGCGCCGTGCGAGCACTTCACGTCGTCGGCGTAGATCTCGAGCTGCGGCTTGGTGTGCACCGTCGCGTCGCGGGTGAGCAGCAGATTCTTGTTGTTCTGGTACGCGTCTGTCTTTTGCGCATCGGGATGCACGTGGATGCGCCCGCGGAACACGCCCGTCGCGCGCCCGCCCAAAATGCCCTTGTACTTCTCGTTGCTGTGACCGTTCGGTTGGGCGTGATCGACCTGCGTGTGATGATCGACATGGCGCTGTCCGTCGGCGACAAACAGACCGTTCAGATACGTCTCGATGCGATCGCCGCCCATCATGGCGTTGATGTCGTTGCGCACGAGCCGCCCGCCCAGCGACAGCGAATGATTGGCGTACACGCTGCCAGCGCCCTGATCGACCTGCGTGAGCGAGACGTGAAACGCGTCATGGCTTTCGCGCTGCAGGCGATAGTGATCGACATTCGCGCCCG from Deltaproteobacteria bacterium carries:
- a CDS encoding SUF system NifU family Fe-S cluster assembly protein, with translation MSELSDLYQDVILDHNRSPRNFRVLADANHRADGFNPLCGDKVTVFLKLDGDRIADVSFQGSGCAISTASASLATAALKGKTIAEADALFALFHDMVTSDPTAEAHVDGLGKLAAFAGVREFPTRIKCATLVWHTLKSAMKDESEVVTTE
- a CDS encoding cysteine desulfurase, which translates into the protein MGSPAPRLDVEAIRRDFPILARQVHGKPLVYLDNAASTQKPHLVLEATNTFLETEYANVHRGVHWLSEQSTWKYEHARGRVARFINAPNPTDVVFVKGTTDAVNLVASSFGAAFIREGDEILITHMEHHSNIVPWQLLCERTGAKLVVAPIDDRGELIWPEFEKRITKRTKIVSVVHVSNALGTVNPVRDIVHAAHSRGVPVFIDGAQAIMHMKVDVQDLECDFYAFSAHKLYGPTGLGALYGKKEWWEKLPPYQGGGDMILNVTFEKTTYAKAPFRFEAGTPHIAGAVGLSAAIDYVENLGWDAIEPYERDLLDYATERIGEIDRVRIIGTAREKAGVISFVMDGVHPHDIGTILDREGIAVRVGHHCAQPVMERFGVPATARASFAFYNTRAEIDRLVEGIVRIREVFG